The proteins below come from a single Oxyura jamaicensis isolate SHBP4307 breed ruddy duck chromosome 1, BPBGC_Ojam_1.0, whole genome shotgun sequence genomic window:
- the OLIG2 gene encoding oligodendrocyte transcription factor 2, with the protein MDSDASLVSSRPSSPEPDELFLPGRNKGGGGGGFTGGTVSSSTQSDSPPELSAELRSAMSAAGVVVVDKLGFKSSSSSSSSSSSSSSKKDKKQMTEPELQQLRLKINSRERKRMHDLNIAMDGLREVMPYAHGPSVRKLSKIATLLLARNYILMLTNSLEEMKRLVSEIYGGHHAGFHPAACPGGMGAHSAPLPGHPGHPASHPVHHPILPPAAVSSASLPGSGLSAVSSIRPPHGLLKSPSAAAAAAAAAAAPLGSGFQHWGGMPCPCSMCQVSAPPHHHVSGMGAASLPRLATDTK; encoded by the coding sequence ATGGACTCGGACGCCAGCCTGGTCTCCAGCCGCCCTTCCTCGCCGGAGCCCGATGAGCTCTTCCTCCCGGGCAGGAATaaaggaggcggcggcgggggcttCACGGGCGGCACCGTGTCCAGCTCCACGCAGAGCGACTCGCCGCCGGAGCTGAGCGCCGAGCTGCGCAGCGCCATGAGCGCGGccggggtggtggtggtggacaAGCTGGGCTTCAAGTCCTCGTCGTCCTCGTCCtcgtcgtcgtcgtcgtcgtcCTCCAAGAAGGACAAGAAGCAGATGACGGAgccggagctgcagcagctgcgcCTGAAGATCAACAGCCGGGAGCGCAAGAGGATGCACGACCTCAACATCGCCATGGACGGGCTGCGGGAGGTGATGCCCTACGCGCACGGGCCGTCGGTGCGCAAGCTCTCCAAGATCGCCACGCTGCTGCTGGCCCGCAACTACATCCTCATGCTCACCAACTCCCTGGAGGAGATGAAGCGCCTAGTCAGCGAGATCTACGGCGGCCACCACGCCGGCTTCCACCCCGCCGCCTGCCCCGGCGGCATGGGCGCCCACTcggccccgctgcccggccACCCGGGCCACCCAGCCTCGCACCCCGTGCACCACCCCATCCTGCCCCCCGCCGCCGTCTCCAGCGCCTCCCTGCCCGGCTCCGGCCTCTCTGCCGTCAGCTCCATCCGACCCCCGCACGGGCTCCTCAAGTCGCcctcggccgccgccgccgccgccgctgccgccgccgcccccctgGGCAGCGGCTTCCAGCACTGGGGGGGGATGCCGTGCCCCTGCAGCATGTGCCAGGTGTCGGCCCCCCCGCACCACCACGTCTCCGGCATGGGGGCCGCCAGCCTGCCCAGACTGGCCACCGACACCAAATGA